TCCGCCCCTACACTCCGGGCAGACGAGCAAGTTGCGATCCCACATCAGACTCGTCGAATAGACGCCGCAGGCGTCGCAGTGCCCCTCGATCCCCTGTGCGAACTGCGACTCGAGGCCCGCCCGCGCATACTCGCGCGTGACCTCGATCAGCTGCGGCCAGATCCGGAGGATATCGTTTTCCGTGACGATGCCGACGAGCTTTCCCTCCTCGATGACGGGCAGCCGACGGATCTTGCGTTGGGACATCTGCTTCGCCGCCTCCGCGA
The Thermoplasmata archaeon DNA segment above includes these coding regions:
- a CDS encoding CBS domain-containing protein, with amino-acid sequence MRARIPVIEIMTTVPVTIPADATAAEAATIMRDRDIGSLVVLEGGKPTGIVTERDLVTKVAASDLQPSRVVVKDIMTSPIVAIHPHEEVAEAAKQMSQRKIRRLPVIEEGKLVGIVTENDILRIWPQLIEVTREYARAGLESQFAQGIEGHCDACGVYSTSLMWDRNLLVCPECRGG